One region of Camelus bactrianus isolate YW-2024 breed Bactrian camel chromosome 20, ASM4877302v1, whole genome shotgun sequence genomic DNA includes:
- the MOCS1 gene encoding molybdenum cofactor biosynthesis protein 1 isoform X2: MPEEGVPLTPKADLLTTEEILTLARLFVKEGVDKIRLTGGEPLIRPDVVNIVAHLLASARTSSLIPLPVVSPAQLRQLEGLRTIGITTNGINLARLLPQLQKAGLSAINISLDTLVPAKFEFIVRRKGFHKVMEGIHKAIELGYSPVKVNCVVMRGLNEDELLDFVALTKGLPLDVRFIEYMPFDGNKWNFKKMVSYKEMLDTLRQRWPELEKLPEEESSTAKAFKIPGFQGQVSFITSMSEHFCGTCNRLRITADGNLKVCLFGNSEVSLRDHLRAGASEEELLSIIGTAVGRKKRQHAELFLTLQDSPPAVLSISFRDSLHVQGLRHRVSRSHQMVTLWEGGGVPQTPLLAQWWLGAGLPQRHYSSHPDSDANPKCLSPEPQAPATPSGPLPASGQLTHVDTEGRAAMVDVGGKPDTERVAVASAVVLLGPVAFRLVQENQLKKGDALVVAQLAGVQAAKLTSQLIPLCHHVALSHVQVRLELDSARQAVVIEASCRARGPTGVEMEALTSAAVAALTLYDMCKAVSRDIVLEEIKLISKTGGQRGDFRRT; this comes from the exons CCCATCTCCTGGCCTCAGCAAGAACAAGCAGCCTGATACCCCTTCCTGTTGTCTCTCCAGCCCAGCTCCGCCAACTGGAGGGGCTGAGGACCATTGGCATCACCACCAACGGCATCAACCTGGCCCGGCTGCTGCCTCAGCTTCAGAAGGCTGGTCTCAGTGCCATCAACATCAGCCTGGACACACTGGTGCCGGCCAAGTTTGAGTTCATCGTCCGCAGGAAAG gctTCCACAAGGTCATGGAGGGCATCCACAAGGCCATCGAGCTGGGCTACAGCCCTGTGAAG GTGAACTGTGTGGTGATGCGAGGCCTGAATGAGGACGAACTCCTGGACTTCGTGGCCTTGACCAAAGGACTCCCTCTGGACGTGCGCTTCATAGAGTACATGCCCTTTGATG GCAACAAGTGGAACTTCAAGAAGATGGTCAGCTACAAGGAGATGCTGGATACCCTCCGGCAGCGGTGGCCGGAGCTGGAGAAGCTGCCCGAGGAGGAATCCAGCACAGCCAAG GCCTTTAAGATCCCTGGCTTCCAAGGCCAGGTCAGCTTCATCACATCCATGTCGGAGCATTTCTGTGGGACCTGCAACCGGTTGCGAATCACGGCCGATGGGAACCTCAAG GTCTGCCTCTTTGGAAACTCGGAAGTATCCCTGCGCGATCACCTGCGGGCGGGGGCCTCTGAGGAAGAGCTGCTGAGCATCATCGGGACTGCCGTGGGCAGGAAGAAGCGGCAGCACGcag AGTTATTTTTGACGCTCCAGGATTCCCCACCAGCCGTTCTGAGCATCTCCTTCAGGGATTCCCTCCATGTTCAGGGTCTGAGACACAGAGTGAGTCGCTCCCACCAGATGGTGACTTTGTGGGAAGGAGGCGGGGTCCCACAGACCCCTCTCCTGGCCCAGTGGTGGCTGGGAGCTGGCCTCCCTCAGAGACACTACAGTTCCCACCCAGACTCAGATGCCAACCCAAAGTGCCTTAGCCCAGAGCCCCAGGCTCCTGCCACACCCTCAGGACCTCTGCCAGCCTCAGGCCAACTAACCCATGTAGACACAGAAGGACGGGCGGCTATGGTGGATGTAGGCGGGAAGCCAGACACAGAGCGTGTGGCTGTGGCCTCAGCTGTAGTCCTCCTTGGGCCTGTGGCCTTCAGGCTCGTCCAGGAGAACCAGCTCAAGAAGGGGGATGCCCTGGTGGTAGCCCAGCTGGCTGGCGTCCAGGCGGCCAAGCTGACCAGCCAGCTGATTCCTCTGTGCCACCACGTGGCCCTGAGCCACGTCCAGGTGCGGCTGGAGCTGGACAGTGCACGCCAGGCCGTGGTGATCGAGGCATCTTGCCGGGCTCGGGGCCCCACTGGGGTGGAGATGGAGGCCCTGACCTCAGCTGCCGTGGCTGCCCTCACCCTGTACGACATGTGCAAGGCCGTCAGCAGGGACATAGTGTTGGAGGAGATCAAGCTCATTAGCAAGACTGGGGGTCAGCGGGGGGACTTCCGTAGGACTTAG
- the MOCS1 gene encoding molybdenum cofactor biosynthesis protein 1 isoform X4: protein MPEEGVPLTPKADLLTTEEILTLARLFVKEGVDKIRLTGGEPLIRPDVVNIVAQLRQLEGLRTIGITTNGINLARLLPQLQKAGLSAINISLDTLVPAKFEFIVRRKGFHKVMEGIHKAIELGYSPVKVNCVVMRGLNEDELLDFVALTKGLPLDVRFIEYMPFDGNKWNFKKMVSYKEMLDTLRQRWPELEKLPEEESSTAKAFKIPGFQGQVSFITSMSEHFCGTCNRLRITADGNLKVCLFGNSEVSLRDHLRAGASEEELLSIIGTAVGRKKRQHAGMFNISQMKNRPMILIELFLTLQDSPPAVLSISFRDSLHVQGLRHRVSRSHQMVTLWEGGGVPQTPLLAQWWLGAGLPQRHYSSHPDSDANPKCLSPEPQAPATPSGPLPASGQLTHVDTEGRAAMVDVGGKPDTERVAVASAVVLLGPVAFRLVQENQLKKGDALVVAQLAGVQAAKLTSQLIPLCHHVALSHVQVRLELDSARQAVVIEASCRARGPTGVEMEALTSAAVAALTLYDMCKAVSRDIVLEEIKLISKTGGQRGDFRRT from the exons CCCAGCTCCGCCAACTGGAGGGGCTGAGGACCATTGGCATCACCACCAACGGCATCAACCTGGCCCGGCTGCTGCCTCAGCTTCAGAAGGCTGGTCTCAGTGCCATCAACATCAGCCTGGACACACTGGTGCCGGCCAAGTTTGAGTTCATCGTCCGCAGGAAAG gctTCCACAAGGTCATGGAGGGCATCCACAAGGCCATCGAGCTGGGCTACAGCCCTGTGAAG GTGAACTGTGTGGTGATGCGAGGCCTGAATGAGGACGAACTCCTGGACTTCGTGGCCTTGACCAAAGGACTCCCTCTGGACGTGCGCTTCATAGAGTACATGCCCTTTGATG GCAACAAGTGGAACTTCAAGAAGATGGTCAGCTACAAGGAGATGCTGGATACCCTCCGGCAGCGGTGGCCGGAGCTGGAGAAGCTGCCCGAGGAGGAATCCAGCACAGCCAAG GCCTTTAAGATCCCTGGCTTCCAAGGCCAGGTCAGCTTCATCACATCCATGTCGGAGCATTTCTGTGGGACCTGCAACCGGTTGCGAATCACGGCCGATGGGAACCTCAAG GTCTGCCTCTTTGGAAACTCGGAAGTATCCCTGCGCGATCACCTGCGGGCGGGGGCCTCTGAGGAAGAGCTGCTGAGCATCATCGGGACTGCCGTGGGCAGGAAGAAGCGGCAGCACGcag GCATGTTCAACATTTCCCAGATGAAGAACCGGCCCATGATCCTCATCG AGTTATTTTTGACGCTCCAGGATTCCCCACCAGCCGTTCTGAGCATCTCCTTCAGGGATTCCCTCCATGTTCAGGGTCTGAGACACAGAGTGAGTCGCTCCCACCAGATGGTGACTTTGTGGGAAGGAGGCGGGGTCCCACAGACCCCTCTCCTGGCCCAGTGGTGGCTGGGAGCTGGCCTCCCTCAGAGACACTACAGTTCCCACCCAGACTCAGATGCCAACCCAAAGTGCCTTAGCCCAGAGCCCCAGGCTCCTGCCACACCCTCAGGACCTCTGCCAGCCTCAGGCCAACTAACCCATGTAGACACAGAAGGACGGGCGGCTATGGTGGATGTAGGCGGGAAGCCAGACACAGAGCGTGTGGCTGTGGCCTCAGCTGTAGTCCTCCTTGGGCCTGTGGCCTTCAGGCTCGTCCAGGAGAACCAGCTCAAGAAGGGGGATGCCCTGGTGGTAGCCCAGCTGGCTGGCGTCCAGGCGGCCAAGCTGACCAGCCAGCTGATTCCTCTGTGCCACCACGTGGCCCTGAGCCACGTCCAGGTGCGGCTGGAGCTGGACAGTGCACGCCAGGCCGTGGTGATCGAGGCATCTTGCCGGGCTCGGGGCCCCACTGGGGTGGAGATGGAGGCCCTGACCTCAGCTGCCGTGGCTGCCCTCACCCTGTACGACATGTGCAAGGCCGTCAGCAGGGACATAGTGTTGGAGGAGATCAAGCTCATTAGCAAGACTGGGGGTCAGCGGGGGGACTTCCGTAGGACTTAG
- the MOCS1 gene encoding molybdenum cofactor biosynthesis protein 1 isoform X5: protein MPEEGVPLTPKADLLTTEEILTLARLFVKEGVDKIRLTGGEPLIRPDVVNIVAQLRQLEGLRTIGITTNGINLARLLPQLQKAGLSAINISLDTLVPAKFEFIVRRKGFHKVMEGIHKAIELGYSPVKVNCVVMRGLNEDELLDFVALTKGLPLDVRFIEYMPFDGNKWNFKKMVSYKEMLDTLRQRWPELEKLPEEESSTAKAFKIPGFQGQVSFITSMSEHFCGTCNRLRITADGNLKVCLFGNSEVSLRDHLRAGASEEELLSIIGTAVGRKKRQHAELFLTLQDSPPAVLSISFRDSLHVQGLRHRVSRSHQMVTLWEGGGVPQTPLLAQWWLGAGLPQRHYSSHPDSDANPKCLSPEPQAPATPSGPLPASGQLTHVDTEGRAAMVDVGGKPDTERVAVASAVVLLGPVAFRLVQENQLKKGDALVVAQLAGVQAAKLTSQLIPLCHHVALSHVQVRLELDSARQAVVIEASCRARGPTGVEMEALTSAAVAALTLYDMCKAVSRDIVLEEIKLISKTGGQRGDFRRT from the exons CCCAGCTCCGCCAACTGGAGGGGCTGAGGACCATTGGCATCACCACCAACGGCATCAACCTGGCCCGGCTGCTGCCTCAGCTTCAGAAGGCTGGTCTCAGTGCCATCAACATCAGCCTGGACACACTGGTGCCGGCCAAGTTTGAGTTCATCGTCCGCAGGAAAG gctTCCACAAGGTCATGGAGGGCATCCACAAGGCCATCGAGCTGGGCTACAGCCCTGTGAAG GTGAACTGTGTGGTGATGCGAGGCCTGAATGAGGACGAACTCCTGGACTTCGTGGCCTTGACCAAAGGACTCCCTCTGGACGTGCGCTTCATAGAGTACATGCCCTTTGATG GCAACAAGTGGAACTTCAAGAAGATGGTCAGCTACAAGGAGATGCTGGATACCCTCCGGCAGCGGTGGCCGGAGCTGGAGAAGCTGCCCGAGGAGGAATCCAGCACAGCCAAG GCCTTTAAGATCCCTGGCTTCCAAGGCCAGGTCAGCTTCATCACATCCATGTCGGAGCATTTCTGTGGGACCTGCAACCGGTTGCGAATCACGGCCGATGGGAACCTCAAG GTCTGCCTCTTTGGAAACTCGGAAGTATCCCTGCGCGATCACCTGCGGGCGGGGGCCTCTGAGGAAGAGCTGCTGAGCATCATCGGGACTGCCGTGGGCAGGAAGAAGCGGCAGCACGcag AGTTATTTTTGACGCTCCAGGATTCCCCACCAGCCGTTCTGAGCATCTCCTTCAGGGATTCCCTCCATGTTCAGGGTCTGAGACACAGAGTGAGTCGCTCCCACCAGATGGTGACTTTGTGGGAAGGAGGCGGGGTCCCACAGACCCCTCTCCTGGCCCAGTGGTGGCTGGGAGCTGGCCTCCCTCAGAGACACTACAGTTCCCACCCAGACTCAGATGCCAACCCAAAGTGCCTTAGCCCAGAGCCCCAGGCTCCTGCCACACCCTCAGGACCTCTGCCAGCCTCAGGCCAACTAACCCATGTAGACACAGAAGGACGGGCGGCTATGGTGGATGTAGGCGGGAAGCCAGACACAGAGCGTGTGGCTGTGGCCTCAGCTGTAGTCCTCCTTGGGCCTGTGGCCTTCAGGCTCGTCCAGGAGAACCAGCTCAAGAAGGGGGATGCCCTGGTGGTAGCCCAGCTGGCTGGCGTCCAGGCGGCCAAGCTGACCAGCCAGCTGATTCCTCTGTGCCACCACGTGGCCCTGAGCCACGTCCAGGTGCGGCTGGAGCTGGACAGTGCACGCCAGGCCGTGGTGATCGAGGCATCTTGCCGGGCTCGGGGCCCCACTGGGGTGGAGATGGAGGCCCTGACCTCAGCTGCCGTGGCTGCCCTCACCCTGTACGACATGTGCAAGGCCGTCAGCAGGGACATAGTGTTGGAGGAGATCAAGCTCATTAGCAAGACTGGGGGTCAGCGGGGGGACTTCCGTAGGACTTAG
- the MOCS1 gene encoding molybdenum cofactor biosynthesis protein 1 isoform X1 — protein sequence MPEEGVPLTPKADLLTTEEILTLARLFVKEGVDKIRLTGGEPLIRPDVVNIVAHLLASARTSSLIPLPVVSPAQLRQLEGLRTIGITTNGINLARLLPQLQKAGLSAINISLDTLVPAKFEFIVRRKGFHKVMEGIHKAIELGYSPVKVNCVVMRGLNEDELLDFVALTKGLPLDVRFIEYMPFDGNKWNFKKMVSYKEMLDTLRQRWPELEKLPEEESSTAKAFKIPGFQGQVSFITSMSEHFCGTCNRLRITADGNLKVCLFGNSEVSLRDHLRAGASEEELLSIIGTAVGRKKRQHAGMFNISQMKNRPMILIELFLTLQDSPPAVLSISFRDSLHVQGLRHRVSRSHQMVTLWEGGGVPQTPLLAQWWLGAGLPQRHYSSHPDSDANPKCLSPEPQAPATPSGPLPASGQLTHVDTEGRAAMVDVGGKPDTERVAVASAVVLLGPVAFRLVQENQLKKGDALVVAQLAGVQAAKLTSQLIPLCHHVALSHVQVRLELDSARQAVVIEASCRARGPTGVEMEALTSAAVAALTLYDMCKAVSRDIVLEEIKLISKTGGQRGDFRRT from the exons CCCATCTCCTGGCCTCAGCAAGAACAAGCAGCCTGATACCCCTTCCTGTTGTCTCTCCAGCCCAGCTCCGCCAACTGGAGGGGCTGAGGACCATTGGCATCACCACCAACGGCATCAACCTGGCCCGGCTGCTGCCTCAGCTTCAGAAGGCTGGTCTCAGTGCCATCAACATCAGCCTGGACACACTGGTGCCGGCCAAGTTTGAGTTCATCGTCCGCAGGAAAG gctTCCACAAGGTCATGGAGGGCATCCACAAGGCCATCGAGCTGGGCTACAGCCCTGTGAAG GTGAACTGTGTGGTGATGCGAGGCCTGAATGAGGACGAACTCCTGGACTTCGTGGCCTTGACCAAAGGACTCCCTCTGGACGTGCGCTTCATAGAGTACATGCCCTTTGATG GCAACAAGTGGAACTTCAAGAAGATGGTCAGCTACAAGGAGATGCTGGATACCCTCCGGCAGCGGTGGCCGGAGCTGGAGAAGCTGCCCGAGGAGGAATCCAGCACAGCCAAG GCCTTTAAGATCCCTGGCTTCCAAGGCCAGGTCAGCTTCATCACATCCATGTCGGAGCATTTCTGTGGGACCTGCAACCGGTTGCGAATCACGGCCGATGGGAACCTCAAG GTCTGCCTCTTTGGAAACTCGGAAGTATCCCTGCGCGATCACCTGCGGGCGGGGGCCTCTGAGGAAGAGCTGCTGAGCATCATCGGGACTGCCGTGGGCAGGAAGAAGCGGCAGCACGcag GCATGTTCAACATTTCCCAGATGAAGAACCGGCCCATGATCCTCATCG AGTTATTTTTGACGCTCCAGGATTCCCCACCAGCCGTTCTGAGCATCTCCTTCAGGGATTCCCTCCATGTTCAGGGTCTGAGACACAGAGTGAGTCGCTCCCACCAGATGGTGACTTTGTGGGAAGGAGGCGGGGTCCCACAGACCCCTCTCCTGGCCCAGTGGTGGCTGGGAGCTGGCCTCCCTCAGAGACACTACAGTTCCCACCCAGACTCAGATGCCAACCCAAAGTGCCTTAGCCCAGAGCCCCAGGCTCCTGCCACACCCTCAGGACCTCTGCCAGCCTCAGGCCAACTAACCCATGTAGACACAGAAGGACGGGCGGCTATGGTGGATGTAGGCGGGAAGCCAGACACAGAGCGTGTGGCTGTGGCCTCAGCTGTAGTCCTCCTTGGGCCTGTGGCCTTCAGGCTCGTCCAGGAGAACCAGCTCAAGAAGGGGGATGCCCTGGTGGTAGCCCAGCTGGCTGGCGTCCAGGCGGCCAAGCTGACCAGCCAGCTGATTCCTCTGTGCCACCACGTGGCCCTGAGCCACGTCCAGGTGCGGCTGGAGCTGGACAGTGCACGCCAGGCCGTGGTGATCGAGGCATCTTGCCGGGCTCGGGGCCCCACTGGGGTGGAGATGGAGGCCCTGACCTCAGCTGCCGTGGCTGCCCTCACCCTGTACGACATGTGCAAGGCCGTCAGCAGGGACATAGTGTTGGAGGAGATCAAGCTCATTAGCAAGACTGGGGGTCAGCGGGGGGACTTCCGTAGGACTTAG